In Methanosarcina siciliae T4/M, one genomic interval encodes:
- a CDS encoding prenyltransferase/squalene oxidase repeat-containing protein, with protein sequence MTNEQVLNGRILSNRTLNDKISDNRTLNDKISGNKIFDNRMLKAVELAIRKASNFIISNQSGEGYWLDFYIPGMGNSSQWVTAYIAYNLSRLPNTDESVQKAIVWLLHTKSSSGWGYHQNCLPDADSTANVVRLLAYYFKKENLLTQENFAFYLHEFADLLASYQDKNTGGFLTYLPGSNGRYHTMPDSAWCISEPSITAMTGNAFLNSGPERFEQEISNAREFLISRQNPAGYWDSYWWDCRIYGTSLACSFLKQLGEIDPVKKAISWLESVFVPSKGWGNGYEADPYPFYTALSLSSLLLFENNIHSREVKDSVLWLIGNQKEDGSWFSKPILRVPDPQVREPWAGSNRRKCEVVTDVNLLFTTATVMGVLYDFLNLSGYYSCSASQE encoded by the coding sequence TTGACAAATGAACAGGTATTAAATGGCCGGATTTTGAGTAACCGGACATTAAACGATAAAATTTCAGACAACCGGACATTAAACGATAAAATTTCAGGCAACAAGATCTTTGACAACCGGATGTTAAAGGCTGTTGAACTGGCGATAAGGAAGGCAAGTAATTTTATCATTTCAAATCAGTCCGGTGAAGGTTACTGGCTGGATTTTTACATCCCGGGAATGGGAAACAGTTCTCAGTGGGTAACTGCTTACATCGCATACAACCTTTCCAGGCTTCCGAATACGGATGAATCTGTTCAAAAAGCAATAGTCTGGCTTCTTCACACAAAATCTTCTTCCGGATGGGGATACCACCAGAACTGTCTTCCTGATGCGGATTCTACAGCGAACGTGGTTCGGCTTCTGGCATATTACTTCAAAAAAGAAAATCTTCTTACTCAGGAAAATTTTGCTTTTTATCTGCACGAATTTGCTGACCTGCTTGCCTCTTACCAGGATAAAAACACAGGCGGCTTTTTAACTTATTTGCCAGGTTCAAACGGGAGATATCATACAATGCCGGACAGTGCCTGGTGTATTTCCGAACCTTCAATAACAGCAATGACAGGAAATGCTTTTCTTAACTCAGGTCCGGAACGGTTTGAGCAGGAAATCTCGAATGCCAGGGAATTTTTAATAAGCAGGCAGAATCCTGCCGGATACTGGGACTCTTACTGGTGGGACTGCAGGATCTACGGAACGAGTTTAGCCTGTAGTTTTTTAAAGCAACTCGGAGAAATTGATCCGGTGAAGAAGGCTATCTCCTGGCTAGAAAGCGTATTTGTTCCGTCAAAAGGGTGGGGAAACGGTTACGAAGCTGACCCTTATCCGTTTTACACAGCCCTTTCCTTATCTTCGCTTCTTTTATTCGAGAACAACATCCATTCAAGAGAAGTCAAAGACTCGGTACTATGGCTGATCGGGAACCAGAAAGAAGATGGGAGCTGGTTTTCAAAACCCATACTTAGAGTTCCCGATCCGCAGGTTCGTGAACCGTGGGCCGGTTCGAATCGTAGAAAATGTGAAGTCGTAACCGACGTTAATCTCTTATTTACAACAGCAACAGTAATGGGCGTATTATACGATTTTCTTAATTTGTCAGGCTATTACTCCTGCTCTGCTTCTCAAGAGTAA